The Corvus moneduloides isolate bCorMon1 chromosome 1, bCorMon1.pri, whole genome shotgun sequence nucleotide sequence gaagagaaggaagcaCAGCTGTCCTGGAGAGCCGAATTCTGTATCCCAAAAGGGGCTTCCAGTGCTTACAGTTCTATTTATACAACAGTGGTAACGAGGGCGACCGGCTGAATGTCTGGGTCAGGGAGTACACGTCAGCCAATCCAAATGGTACTCTGAGATTCATCGAAGAGATTAAAGGTATGGaataaattgcattttgttttaatctagactcaatatttttcaaagtactGGGGGAAATTATTGTGGCAAAGTCACTCATTTCCTAGTGTTGCTCTTTGGCTTCTTCTCTATCTATGTAAGCGATTCGTTGCTGGTGAAATTATACCTGATGGATCGTCAGTCAGCTGTTTTCCTATAATATAATAAATTACCACAAATTTCAAACTCTCACATTGTCAAAACAGTTTTCTCACCAAAATTGCTTAAATTCCGTGAGCAATCATTTTAACTGTTCTGGAATTGCTGGTATCAATAGTAGCTGAGGAAGTTGGAATATTAGAGTAAATGACAATTGATAAGAAAGTATAATAAAGACATGGAAAGCAAAAGTGCCCTGGAATACCTAATATACaagtttaaaaaagataaataaaatttaaatggctttttaaaCAAGGTTTGAAATTACTTAACTGAAATATATGGGCAGCAGATCATGTTTTGAGTTCTAGTTTGAAAAAGATTGAAACCTTGTGGTTTTAGGAGCCTATGGCCTACAGAATGAGGCCAGCTAATGGACAAAAACTCTTTAAGCTAGAATTGCCAAAGTCACCATATGATTAAATTACTTTCTTCATTATTTAACTATTATGTGGTCTCCACTGTAGCTACATCAAGTTCAGAAGGGTCTGAGCAAGTTCTTTTACTAAATAGGtataatttctgtctctttttgtcCCTTtaggctcagctgctgctggtgccagttttctcttttttttttcccactcctttCTTCACCTCTATGGCTTCACCCTCTGTGCCATCTGTGCTAACAGGTATCCTTAATGTAAGTGCTACTAAGGCAGGTGTAGACTTCACATCGGTCTGAGCCCTCCAAACTCTTTCAAACCCTACTTTGAAGTCAAGATTAATTTCTCCAGACTTCCTTCTTCCTCACAAACACTCTTTTGTGTCTATTAGGTCCCATCTCCCATTCTTGCTTTCTCAAGTCCATAATTTCCTTTGAAGTCTCTGATCTCAAAAGTGGGTCCAAAGAGGCACCCTATTTCGACAATCTGTGGCAAAACTTTTAGGAATGGCTCAAGACCATTTTTCCCCCAAGCTGTTTCACTTCTCTCATGTGAGAAGTTACCCTCACCAATGGAGTCAACAACCTGGAAGAAACAGTGACACTACAGCCCCTTCCCTCCATGGTTTGACACCCTCaccctggctgagctgctcatGGGTTTGCACTGAACTATGAAGCTTAGGGACAATCCCTGAACCCTTCCCACTGGTCTGTGGCTGTGGGGGATTTTTGCACTGCACATATTACTTGTAAAATTCCTTTAGCTTATGCAGAAGGCAATTGAATGGAAAACACTGGGGtgcttttctccttgtttctgGGTTAATTTTGTACCTCCTAATTATAACACTAATGAAAAATGTCAAGAAATTAAGACTCATATTTGAGATCCATTGTGTTGTGTTTAGGGTTGTTAGGAGAGTGATGCATGAGTTCTGCTCCTGGGATTGGCACTGCTTGTTCAATAAATGCAGCTGGTCTTCTGTGCAGATAAACAAGACccagaaagcaaaagaatttgctgcacatacttttaaaaaagggTGTTCTACTTTCATCGACCTCACAAGGCCCCTATGCAGAGGTCTTTGCTTTTGTGTACACTGCTCTTGAAGTTACGTGGAATTTGCTAGTGCAGGCACTTTTGGATGCAGAATCAAACTTGCAGTGAGGTTTTATTGCATGAAGTAGGTTTTGCAAATGACTGGCTTTAATTTGACCTTAGTACCACTAATCATTTGATGGGTGAATAGTGGTTCTACATAGGCAAGCTTCCAacaaaccatttaaaaatacaaaaacaaatgaATGAACCAGTCTTGTAGTTCTAGGTTCCCAGAATCCTCTGGAGTATTTTTTGTTGAGGCATGTTATTGTTATTTGAATATAATtagttctgaatttttttctttttaataatacagGTGAAACGatttttgtacattttattATCACAATGTTTGgattaatttaatgaaattttatttaaaaatgtaaaagaaaaagcagttttaaaacacATCAACAAGTACTATTATGCATATTAATTCTGTTAAAATACTGTATTGAGCAAATATGATCTTGCACTGAAAAAGTAACATCTACAGAAGAAATATTCCATCACATCAGTGCCAGGGGAACTGAAAAATTCTTGCACAGTGTTGGTATAGGGTACACAGACCTGTGCAGTGTTTGACTGTACTGCTGATTCAGAAATCTTTACCCTTGTTTTACAGGTTCACCTGAGACTTACTGGCAGCTCCATCATGTTTCTTTGAATGTCACGAGTAAATTCCGGGTTGTGTTTCAAGGCGTGAGAGGAAACGGCTTATCAAATGGAGGCCTCTCCATTGATGACATCAACTTGTCAGAAACTCAGTGTCCCCACCATGTCTGGCATATCAGAAATTTCACACATCTCCTCAACACGAGtccagcagggagagatgggataATATACAGTCCACCTTTTTACTCTAGTAAAGGATATGCTTTTCAAATCAGCTTGTATGTAAATGGTACCACTAGTAACCCATTTAATTTAGGAATATACTTATCCTTGATTTCTGGAGCAAACGATGATCATTTGCAATGGCCCTGTCCGTGGCAACAAGGCACCATGATCCTGCTTGACCAGCATCCTGATATTCGTCAACGGATGTCAAACCAAAGAAGTGTAACAACAGACCCTCTGCAATTATCAGGTCAGTCAACATCAAACATGTAGAACACAACCAAAAGACAAGGGATCACATCTCTTCTTCATGTAAATTAGTGCAATTTTTTTAGCTTCTGGAATGTTTCATTATGTTTGCGGCAACAATAATATTGATccacagacaagaaaaaaattaaacctacAAGCAAGTTTAGTTGGGACTCTGGATTTCAAAGTTGCATTTGCAGAAGAAGCACATGGATGATCTATTCCTAAAGTTTCTCTCATATGCTCTGTGAggatatatttatttctgttttgatgaGAATGAAAGTTTTCCAGAaggcatgaaaagaaaaatactgaattaacAAGACAAGCAGTTCATACCAGATAAAAGTGCAGCTATCAAACAAATCCCTGCCCTCCTTGTCAAAGGTACAGTGATGTCAGCACAAGCCTCCAGATGGACAAAGTACTGATTCACATTATAAAATCTGTACTTGTTCAAGGTGTGAGAAGATAAGGGCTGTTGTCCACAATAACTTGGAAAGGTGGCAGTTGAGGTAAAAAGTAACTCTGAGAAATGGCAGGAATCTCTACAGAGAGAGATATTAAAGAAAACACCCACATTCATCACTGGATAAAGTTTGGATTTAAGCCACAATGGATTTCTTCATTTTGCCAAAAGAAACCACCTCTGCTACTGAATTAGTTTTCTGGAGTTTCAGACTAGAACGGAAGGAAAGAAGGCACAAAAACGTCCaattcacattattttaaaaccagtatGTTTTACATTCCTTTTTTCTATGACACTGGTTCTATATGAAAACAAAGTGGGTAATCTAGAAAGACTTCATGTCCTTTCTGTAAATGAAAGACACGCCACACCATGTCCTCCATAGATGTTTGGAAAAGCACATTTCCCTGTGCTTTCTGCTGTTACAGCTACAGTGCTTagcccttttccttccctggccCTGTGGACATGCAGTCTGTTTGCCCTCTGCTCCTTCTTCCCTGTTTATTCATGTATTGCAAATAGTCTCAGATTCCCAAGGGAAGCCTTGTAACACACACTCTTTCTCTAACCAGAGAGGTGTTGGAGCTGgtagttttctctctctgtcagATTATTCCATGGACAATCAGGCTCAGCTTTGAGATTTACAACAGGGTGTGAGGAGCAGGCATCAGTGATCCGTGATCATTCAGGTTGTTCCAATACCCTGTGCCCCACATCTACTGCAGGAGATGCTCTCTTTTGAGAAGCACTGCATTAACTCGTGTTACAAATGATTCATGTGCTACTTATCTTCTTGACCACTACACTTTAAAgagctaaaaagaaaatgcaacagaTTTTCAACTAGCTCTCCAATAACCTCACCTCCAGCAGGTTATTTTCTCAGTACCTCAGGCTAAACCACATAATTGAAGATCTCCATTGTCTTGTTCCTCTCATCAGTGGGGAATCTCAGGCAATTGAGGTTTCTGCTGAGAGACAAATCCAGAGTGGTCTCACATTcacattctattttttttttcctccagaatcCTCATCAAATTATACTTGGGATAGGCCAGATAAAGTGGGATCCGAAGCAACTTTTCCCAATGGAACTAAATACATGAGAGGTCCGGGAGTTGGAACAAGTGCATTTTTAACTCATAAGAGACTTAGAAGCCGCAACTTTATTAAAGAAGATGGTGTTTATATTCTTTTAACAATGGAAGGTATGTAAACATAGCTGATACTCTTTACAATGCAGTAAATAGCGTCAGATACTAAGTCACTAGGGCTGCAGATATAACTACACACGATGTACTTTGCACACAAGCAGTATTTGAATTATGCCTATATCTAAAGTCAAATCATATGTTTGAATAAATTTATGAACAGGTAAATGCACAGTATAATTCCGTTATCTCATGCGAAGGTGTATAAAAcaatgcaaattattttgaataatttgaataaaactatctgtttctgaaaaaaatctagaaGACATTTCCAAAATACATCATGCTCCTGAAAGGTAAAAAAGACTGTTTATCCATTACACCTGTGGACAGGCTCATTGTTCTTTATTATCAGAAATTATCATtagaataagaagaaaaataacgTGGAGCAAAGACCTGATTTCTTGTGGGTTCACCGTGCAGATATCTCACATCTCCTGTCAACTGAGCCGAATGTTCCACCCACTGTTGTTACAACTACAAGTGCCAGCACCACCAAACCTGGCCCTACTGCCACCAACAAGCCCCCCACTGGCACTGAGAGCACCACCACTGCATCCACCACCACAACGAGCAGCGTCACCCGGCCCGAAGATCCAGAGGTTCCAGCTTTCTGCCCAGACAACCCCTGTGAAAATGATGGTGTCTGTGTTATGGTAAACAGAGCACCAGTGTGCAGGTAACTGCCTCTATTCACTCTCAAATGCAATTTTAGGATGAGTAATGAgagtttctaaaaaaataaatctttgctCCTAATGAAACAAAAGACAGACTGTATCTGATTAAGGCAAGTACTTACAACTGCTCCTATGAGACTGAACTTATGGCCAATTTGGGCAACAAAGCTCCTAACCTCAGCATTTGACCATTTTGAAGTACTCTGCTTGACTTCCctgtaaattatattttaaatgtgtttattattttcagtaatGTATTACTCCAAGTCCTTAGAATTCCCAATAGCAAAATGTAGAAGAGTTGGATAAATGtaattgaaagaaaagagcatTTATATCAGTAGAGAAGATTTTTAATACTTGTTATGTAGGAAGCAGCAtagacattattttaaaatttgattcaGAAATATTGTACAGTGCAAATTATGACCATGAATTACCAAAGTGTAGTTGCTTGCTGAGGAATAAAAGATCGTTTGCCCTGAAAGAAGATTAATATCAACTTTTATTTAATTCTCTGTGCATACATTTACGTAACCCACCTTCCTGATTAGCATTGTTCCAGCTTGCAAATAAGCTCTGAGGCTGAAGGGTAGTAACCTTAtgatgctgtgccagggcaggtaGACTGGGGGAGTGCTGTGAGGAAAACATAAAGGCCAAGAGCCACAAGAGTCAGGATGACTCACTAAGTGTTGTATCTCCCCATTtagaaaccttttaaaaatacttctcgTGCAACTCATCAGAAGCAGGTCACAAATATGAATAAATGTCAAGAGTTGGCTCCAAGAagacaaaagtaaaaaacatGCTGAATATTATGcctaatttcaaaattacagaaagagaacatttattttctgacatCTCTGGACTCTTTGAAGCTTTAGTGCCTTTGTGACCTGCTTTCTGTCCCATAGAAATGTGTGACCAGCAGTCAGTTTCCACCCCAATTTTCTGATGGGAAATGGGTGGGAATGTGATACATCTGTTCAAGCTGAACCACCTGGAGTCCCCCCAGCAGGCAGTATCTGTGCAGTGCACTGCAAACAGACTTGTTTTCAGGGCTGAGGTAGTCCTGAATAAATGGCTTAGACAGGAGCTAGACAATCAGTACATAAGGAATAACCAAGGTTAGAAAGATGGGGGTAGGTGTgcactcagcagctctgcatggatatgtttctttttcagttagATCATAGGACCCTCGTGTGCTCACTGTAAAATCTTTTGGAGCCGATTGTGGTGCTGGGTAAGGTGATGGAATCAAAGCCTGGAGGTTGTTTTCAGTCCTAAAACTGGATGACTGCTGGgctgttaatttcttttcctacttGCTTGTTgggggaaggcagaggcagctcttACAAGTTctttaaatctgaaaattaaaaaaaaaaaaaaaaaaaaaaaaaagaagctccATAATCAGCTGCAACCAAGCATTAAGCAGTCCAGAGGATCAGGAAGGCATTTAAATTTTCTGGCAAAGGCTCTCTCTGAAGACACAACCTGTGAAAGAGCaggaagatgaaagaaacacATTTAGGTGTGTAAGGACAGTGGGCCACTCAAAGcaactttaaaaatagaagaccATTTTAAGGAAACTTCAGTATGCTTTGGGATATAGAAAATGCATCAGAGATGCCATTTTTCTGAAGTAGACCTTTTCACACCTTCACTCTGCAGGTGATAGCACATGtttgttcttttgctttctaGATGTCCAGCAGGTGACAACTGGTGGTACATGGGAGAAAAGTGTGAAAGGAAAGGCTCAACTcaagaaaatactgtaatagCTGTTTCTTCAACCATAACTGTGTTTGTTGTAATGCTTATTGTCACCATCACAACTGCAGTGtgccttaaaaagaaatacaagcaaGGAAGGGAGAATAAGGACAGCCTGACTCTAGAAGAAGTAAGTATTTTGCCTCTTTCAacaaatatacacacacacgcacgcatATCTATACTCACTAAAAGGTACACAATCAAATTCAGTAAGAAGTAAATGGGAAGATGTCACCTTTTTGAAGCCTAAAGACTCAAGATTGGAAATTAAAGAGCTCCATTAAGTGCCACTAATTTATCAAACACCAAAACCCCACTTAATTAAAAACCtgttctcctcctccacccctcATCCACTCTGCCCCAATGACAGCCTACATTGAGTGGGATAGTGTGAACAAAGGGGTTCATTTTCAATCTGTAATTAAACCATATTTTCTGCTCAGTAAACTTGTACTTTATCTATTACTGCCTCTTCTACTAAAGATCTCCCCTTCAAATATACAGATATGGTGCTAAAAAATGCATCCCAGAatgtcaaaacaaaaagcaaatctaaaaataattttccacatTCAAAGGCCATTTTTTAATGCAAGGCATGAAGCAGCCATGGAAATCATGACTTAGGGAAAGGTAAAAGAAGACAGCAAGTTAAAACTGTCTAGATGACAGGATCAGAAATGCCATGTATTGGATAGAAGCAGCATTTGGGCATGTTTTCATAGGAATTTTCATACAGTCTGAGATACATGGACTCTTACATTAAATAGAGGCTTGTCTTGGAAATAGCAAGAGTGACAATAGTTTAGAGGGACTCATAGGGCACAGGAGAAATTTTGTTAACAAACTGAAGAGGAATGTGCTTCCAGAAAGCAGAGttccattttaaattttgtactAATACTCTTTGTGTGATACCCCACTGAGTTGCAGTACCTCTGTGCAGTGTCAAATACTTGACACTGCTACTTTATGACCTTCCAATAAATagttttggtttctttgcaAGTAATGTTCTTACATTGTACACATATTTCCCTTCCCTATATACTATTAAGatgtgggttggttttttttccccacttagACTAAAACATCCTTCTGAAGATAATGCGAACAAGCATCAAAGACACAAGATGAACATCACTGCAAAACCACAACTACGTCATGAccctttttgttccttttatctCAACCATCATGATAAAAGTTTATAAAGTCTGGAAAATAATTCATCATCTGGATAAAATACTGtgctgaagtcagtggagtGTCTGACAGTGCTGTGCATCGTCATGCAATGGAGAAAAATGTCACATGTTGTGTGACATGGCTGCCCTGTCCTTCAAGTCTCCCTgaacataaagaaaacatgaaaactgTGTCCTGAATTTCAGTCAACACAGGAAAGTCTAAGTTTGCTGTATTATCATTATACAATTGTCTATAATAAAGGGAAGCTGGACCCTGTATTCACAGGGTACCCAGCAGTTCtcagtcctgctgcagctgtcagTCAGTAGTGTGAGAGTTTGCGGAGTGTGGGAGCGTCTGGTTCATTAAGTTACTTGGTTGTGATCTACTCACTATAAAAGAAACAACAAGTGATGAGGAAAGTGATAAATGAACctcacagacacacaaacattAATGAGGAAGTCACAACAGAGATAATAATGAGGATCCAGAATGCTTCAGCCACTGATTGATGGTCCATTAGAAGAACTACTCAGGCAGAACCCTCAAGAATGTCAACCTGAACAATTATTAACTGATAGGAAGGGGAAAATATGATTAACATGAGTGTTGTGGAAAAGCTGAGGCTGCTTGAGATATGGGCTATCAGAAAAGGGTTGTGGATTTACATAAAAATGACTATGGGGGGTTTAAGGGAAGGATTAAAAGATCCAAAGAAAAGTGGAGGGATATGGGGCCAGTAACTGGAGAGACCCACCTGCAAAAGAGATCTGTGTGCCAATGACCAGAGGAGATCACACGTCTTAGGGCTCACGGATCTAGGTACTAGCACATGGAAGGACTTGCATGGAAGGGTCTGTGTGCCAGGAACTGGGGGGACTGTGGGCCATAGGGCCTGTAGGTCCCCCCCAGCAACTGGAAGGACTGGTGTGTATGTTTTGTATGAGTCTTGAAAGGtccaggtgccagcagcagcgGGAGGGATCAGGTTGTGTGTGGGTGTGTAAGAGGTCTaagtgctggcagctggagagaTCTGTATGTGTTAATATTTCTGCAGTGAATTCaatcctctgtgtgtgtgtgtgtgtgcataatTCACTAGCAAACTTCAAGCTGGACTAGCTGACGAGTTGGAGGAAACATTTCCACATCTGGAGGACTCAAACATCACACTGCCCTATTTGGCAAGCAGAAGGTGACTTGTATATCACTGCCAGAATCCCCAGGCACAGATATCAAACAGGTTTAGAGGCCATGCTAACATTCAAGGGAACTGTGCATGTTTGAGTGTTTCTGGATGTGGAGAATGAGGGCACACTTTTTTCACCAGAGAACCTGCATTCTGATTtcctggaggagaggaagaggacaGGGCTGTGTGCCCTTCTGAGAATTTGGGTAGCATGACAGAGGGGTTGTGCTGtccaggctgctctgtgtgtgtgtgcagcagccTGTCCAGGCAGCCACTTCAGGGACCTCTGCGTGTGTGTCTCAGACACAACCTTGCTGCCAGCCAGATCTGTGAGCTGGAAGAGAAGTAGCAGCCAAATCCTTAGGACTGGGACGTAGAGATCACCTGGGACCGTTCCTGGGCTGGGTATATTGGCTGGGGAGGCAGGTCCTGGGTCTGGGAGATTTAGTGGCTCCCTTAACACCCCTGACAAACAGAGCTACGATTCAGTAGGATTTAGAGAAAAAAGTAAGCATGGAAATAAAAGGGCCAGAGTAAGCAAAACATCCCTCCCTTAGGACACTTTGCAGAGGGAGATGGCAGCCACCACGGGCAGAAATCATCATATTTGCAGTGTTTTGGAGGGGGGCTGTGAGAGACAGGAGTGCCAGTAATGGAAATGTCAGGTCACACCAGATGGTTGGTAGACTGGTATGTGAACATGTTCACATTTAAAGGTCAGCAGCTACTTTGATTGCCTGGGATGGGTGTTGATGATCTTAACATTTGTCGTGCAATTTACCCTAATTCCGGGCAAGAGCAGTTCAAATGTATGGAAATTTGATGAGGGAGCAAGTCTTCCTCTGAATGCTACTGCACAGCACAAAGCAACAAATGTGTATTCTTCTGTATCGATGCTATATATGTAGTCCTTCTCTGATTCATATTCTCTGAAATGTAGTTGTATTTAAAGCATTCATAGCTGGATTTATTAGCTTTTGTTGGAAACCAAAGATTCATGAAAACAGCCAGACAAAATTAACAAAGATTTGTCAGAGCTAACAAACATCCTGGATAGGAAAATACCCTACTATAGCTGTCTTAAAATAACTTTCCTATTTCCACACGTCTTCATCAGCAGTTTTCATGCAAATAATCCTCCAAATGCGCCCTCAATTAAGATATGCACATAGATTTACATGGAGTTAAGAAGACACAAATGAGACTGTTCATAAATTCAACCCTGGCTACAATCCTGAACATTATAAACTGTGAGCATTTTATAATTTCAAATGTGAAGTACCAGATTTGTGATTGTAGAGATCATTTATATTCTTGAAATCCAGATTACATGAGATACTTACCTGTACTTTCATCAGAAGAGAGCTTAATACACAGAGCAGTATTACAATATAATTTCAATACATTGTGGAAGACACAAATTCCATAGGGTATATCCTGAAATGTTAAACTTTCATGGGAAAAAGCCTTAAGCTGCTGGTTATTCATTTCAAATAGGAAGGAAGAGCATGATTGAAAACTGAATCTCCCAGCAAGTGAGTGTAAAAAACTCACTTCCATAGAGCCaaaagagaggtttttttaatgtcctcAACTGACCTAAAAATATTCaggagaagtatttttttttcagttttacaatgcagaaaaattacTCAGGAAATGCAGAATGAGATTCAATATTACACTTTATTGTTTATCACAAAAGTTATGCTGCTAGCTCAAGTTCctgaacatttttcttaaaaagctgTAGCACAAATGACTTAATTATCTTAATTTTGGAGATGTACATTTAACACATTTACAGATAATGTGGATACTTGTCCCAGGTCAGATACTGTGTTGGTTGGTCAGAGAGCTGTACATGGGCTTGCAGCCTGGGTATTTACTTTACTTTCCTGGAGCAGGTTTATTCACAGAAAGTGTTACTAAAAATCTTTACTGTAAAGATCCCTCTGTAAAATCACTGAGATACTAATGTGATATTAAACCCCACCAGTGTTAAATCTGCAAAAATCTATTTATCTTTCCTGTCCTTCTCACACCGTAGTGACTCAGGTTGTGATTTACACCAAGGATTTAGTCTGCCCACATGCCTGCTCAGGCACATTCCGCTCTCTACACTCCAGGACTAGTGTGTAAACTTTATTACTGGCTTCACACGATATGCAGGACAAGGGCTTGGGCTGTGGACATTGACTCTGTGGGtcacctgccctgctcctgttCCTCGTTCAAGAGCAGATCTCTGCATCTCTAGCAAAGACCCAGACCTGAgtgtttccttctctgctcctccttttcTGGGCTCCAGACTTGCTGTACAGCTGGACCCAGCAGCGTATGTGCACATTGTATCCAGAACTGTGTGCATGACTCATTCCCCACTGTTGAGTCTATCAGGAGTCACAGCATGggcttaaaaataaacttactCCAATATTCAAGTTAGTGTCTCAGGTGTGgaataataaagaaagaaagaaaaaaaaagatgggtcATCATTCTAGATACTTCTTGGTCTTCAAGCatctcagcactgcagaaaatctTTTAGTCATGCCACCTACTATCTGTGCTAAACAGGATACACAGCCTCCTATTCCTGATACATGCAAACCAACTCACTGCTATTTGCATCACACAGATCAGCTCTGCTCCGTTTAGCTTCTGCACAAGTAGCAAATTACTGAGTTATAATGTCTCAGTCTGGCTGGCACAGCATTGTCTAAATGCAAGAAAGGGACTGATCCTAGACACCAGCCCTGCAATTTCAGCTGCGTGTGTCAGGTGTCTCATGCCACCCACGCCAGGCAGACACGGTCCCAGGGTGCAGGGCAGGAGTCA carries:
- the MEP1B gene encoding meprin A subunit beta, with the protein product MGFFSVPGLLTCLLLQVVWSLPAPETTEIDIDGGIDQDIFDINKALGLDLFEGDIKLHGERNAIIGDSYRWPHVIPYVLEDSLEMNAKGLILKAFEQYRLKTCIDFKPWEGEKNYISVFKGSGCWSSVGNMQMGLQQLSIGANCDRIGTIQHEFLHALGFWHEQSRSDRDDYVTIVWDRIQSGKEHNFNKYDDKTSDFLNVPYDYNSVMHYSKTAFMNGTEPTILTNIPDFMDVIGQRMDFSEYDLQKLNRLYNCTSSLSFMDTCSFELENICGMIQSSDDNSDWQRLSQVPAGPNTDHTNMGECKDSGYFMHFNTSAGREGSTAVLESRILYPKRGFQCLQFYLYNSGNEGDRLNVWVREYTSANPNGTLRFIEEIKGSPETYWQLHHVSLNVTSKFRVVFQGVRGNGLSNGGLSIDDINLSETQCPHHVWHIRNFTHLLNTSPAGRDGIIYSPPFYSSKGYAFQISLYVNGTTSNPFNLGIYLSLISGANDDHLQWPCPWQQGTMILLDQHPDIRQRMSNQRSVTTDPLQLSESSSNYTWDRPDKVGSEATFPNGTKYMRGPGVGTSAFLTHKRLRSRNFIKEDGVYILLTMEDISHLLSTEPNVPPTVVTTTSASTTKPGPTATNKPPTGTESTTTASTTTTSSVTRPEDPEVPAFCPDNPCENDGVCVMVNRAPVCRCPAGDNWWYMGEKCERKGSTQENTVIAVSSTITVFVVMLIVTITTAVCLKKKYKQGRENKDSLTLEETKTSF